The genomic segment AAATGTGGAAGTAGAGAACCTGAGGGCTAAAGGAGCTCACTGCTGAAGGCCTCTACTCTCAACTATGAATCAAGTTTGTGACAAGATTACAAGTAGTGGAATTCTGAGATTAAGAAGAgtagaaatatttaggaatacGGCCTCTAAAGAAAGAGGGAATCAACTGAGATGAGTTGAATCTGACACCAATAGAAAGTTACTGTAAGTTGAAAATTGTAAATAAGAAATTGGGTTACTCTGCATGTTTATGTGATTTTCTTCCAGCACTGCCTACCATCTGGGTATGGGAGTGAAAAATTAattgctgggggaaaaaaaaaagatggctatGATAAtgttaagagagagagaagcaaataaaaatgccGGCATGAAAGGACAGTAAACTTGAAGCAATTCAGGCTAGGGTAGGGAGATGAAGCATTCCCCCTAGGCAGGAAAGAGAAGGTTTTAGAAAAGTACAATTGTCTTGATTTAGTAAAAGAGGATGGAAGTATAAAAAAATATGTGAGATTTTTAGATTTTAAGGTATCAGGAGGCAAGAAACCTGGGTTATATTCCCTAGAACTTAGAAAAAGAACTCACTCTGAAACCAGAATGTCCAATGTGGTATACATCCCCAAGATAGTAACAGAGGAGGGAGCTGAGATACAAATGCAGGCCAGGTATTAAAATCAATGAAGAAAGATAGAGTTTCCTGAAGGTCAGTAGGAAATATGGACAAGGATAGGTGATAGACAATTTCTAATAGGGAGGAAGTTACTGAAAGAGACTAAGCCTCTTTATTTTAAGAGACATACaatgcacattaaaatttttatttttctcattgaaaCTGTCAATATTAAGAAATTTACTTGCAATCACATTATTCCCTTAATTTTTTCACAAAGAATATCCCATTTACTGTGTAGTTCATTGTCTTCTGGACACGTTCTATGTAATATACTTGTTAGCATAGTAGTTTCAACTGGGCAAAACTTACTGCCAATAAAACTTGAATTTAATTTGTCACATATTTCCAGTGGCAACCAATGATCAGGTGCTTCAATATTACAGATTTCAATTCTTCCATTCTTTATGTCTACAAATACTTTAATTTCCAAGTGTGACTGTTCATATAACACATTAAAGGAAGTATTTATACTAAACTTTGGAGTTTTGCCATATATCCACTCCCAGGTTTGCAGCTCTTTGGCTTTGCTATTTATTCCAGGAAACAGTGTCTCATCTGTTGGGTTTACTAGGTTAATGTGATTATCAATTTGATGATGAGCAGCATACTCTGCAGCAATAGCATTCATCAGTACTTCACAGGTCAGACTGGGATCTTTTTCCAGGAGATTTTTTACTAAGGAAGGTATGCTGGCAGTGGCATTGCTCCTGATCCCTTGGTAAGGGCTCTTCAGCAAAGATGACAAGAATGTCCCATCAGTACTACACAATAAAGTGCAATGGTGATAAGCAGTAGTCCGGCCAATCTTAGAAGCTGTTCCTGAGATCTTAAACTGTCCATCAAGTACGAGGTCAAATCTTTTGGTAGCCTGCACATCCAGCCGGGGTTGGACAGTACGCAGAGCTCTCACAACTAATTTTAGATTTTCCATCCTGtcatacttttttttggttgtaaaAAAAGTCAAATTGATATTTCCCATATCATGGTAGACTGTTCCTCCTCCACTTCTTCTTCGAGCCAGTTTTATACCTTCTTCTCTCATCAGAGTCAGATTACATTCCTGCCAAGGATTCTGATGCCTACCAATGACAACAGAAGGAGAATTTCTCCAAATGAAAAGAACTGGCTTGCCTTCTAGATTCATATGGTCATGGATCCAGTCTTCTACAGCCAGATTATGGTAAACATCATTGGAA from the Manis pentadactyla isolate mManPen7 chromosome 2, mManPen7.hap1, whole genome shotgun sequence genome contains:
- the LIPT1 gene encoding lipoyltransferase 1, mitochondrial encodes the protein MLIPVSMKNCFQLLCNLKVPASGFKNTVKSGLILQSVSNDVYHNLAVEDWIHDHMNLEGKPVLFIWRNSPSVVIGRHQNPWQECNLTLMREEGIKLARRRSGGGTVYHDMGNINLTFFTTKKKYDRMENLKLVVRALRTVQPRLDVQATKRFDLVLDGQFKISGTASKIGRTTAYHHCTLLCSTDGTFLSSLLKSPYQGIRSNATASIPSLVKNLLEKDPSLTCEVLMNAIAAEYAAHHQIDNHINLVNPTDETLFPGINSKAKELQTWEWIYGKTPKFSINTSFNVLYEQSHLEIKVFVDIKNGRIEICNIEAPDHWLPLEICDKLNSSFIGSKFCPVETTMLTSILHRTCPEDNELHSKWDILCEKIKGIM